TTGATAATATGAAAATCCAGCAATAAACATCTTTGCATAGTAGCACTGATACCTCTGAAAGATTTCCTCTCAAGTATATACCTTACTGTAATTGCTAAGTCAGAGGATATGCATGCCcttaaatttattatatattgccaaattgctctattaatttacattcccaccactaATGTGTGAGAGTTCCCTTTACTCCACATCCTTCTTAACCCAATATATTgtcatatttcaaaatgtttgtcaATCAGATAAACATAAagtctgtttttcattttgtgctTAATTATCCTTCATTATGactgaaattaatattttaaatgtatttatgttAATTCCAAAATTTACTCTTTCAGTTAGATGACCATATCCATTTTCACTTTTAACCTgattgtttacattttattttatccattttcagtAGATCCTTATGTATTTTGTACTAGGTACTAACCTTTCAGTATTATAGGCAATACAAATATCTTCAgactgtttatattatttttgtgtataatATATTTAGTAGTGTAGAAGTCTTACATTTTATTGTAGTTAATATTTATCAGTCTTCTCTCtatggtttttctttgtttatcttctctataaaatatttcctgttatttaagtattctcctttattttttcaaatattttaaaaatatgtttttattgttaCTGGAATTATAAATGGTTCAAAGCAaagtctatttcttttttcttaatgaaacAACTTTCCATTCATTGAATAATCCATACTATTCTCATGAGCATTTTAATTCAAACTCTGTAGTGTATcaatttttgttggtttgtttcttGGTTCTTTATTCTGAGGCTAATTTATCAGTTTCTGCATCAATATAGCATGTTTTAATATGATAGTTTCATAATAAATCTACCACTCATGATCTGGAAGTTCAGAACaatagagtatttttttttttttgaaggatctCTGAGAGAGGTTGACTTTTAAATGAATATCAATACCTATATTCTCTCCAGAGTCTATGTCCATCATTTCTTTAGAGGCCCAGGGAAACCAGCTCTGTTGATCCAGTGTTGCTGGCTtagagaatggaaaggaaaaaaaaaatgtcatttacaaTCTACATATAGTCCCAAAGGAACCCTTTTATTTGATCACCCATTACAGATATTCAATAAACGTGGCTTAACATGCTTTGTGAGTTGCCATCAGTTGTACATGCTTTCATCATCCTTTTTCTTAATGAAACTGGATCAGTACCCAACCTGAAGTTTCCATACTCTGATATGGGAGATCACAGTGAAAACACAACTGGTGTGAGGCATCTAAGATTTTTACTCTCTAAGTTTTCTAGGTATTACATTTTCTGCTGGATGATTTTCAGAGCCACCCACTTCATGGCCACCTCCCACtccagtttggcatttcctcctGAGACATACAAATTGTGGAAGCCAGTGGTGCTGAATAGTATTTTCTGAAGTGATGGGACTTGAGCCAAGCAGAGCTTTGTTAGGACAATCcagttgattttgtttttttttttttttcttttttcagctcttgttttgattatttcttaTATAAAAACCAAGAGAAACATGTAAAAATACTCCTTGAtgttgtggatttgtctatttcccttgtaatttctttatctttaaatgtTAAGGATTGTATTTATAGGttataatattttacaaaatttctGTCTAGATTGATATTTCttatctttatcctcttctattttctgtgtCTCCTGGGCTGATCTTTCTGAATAAATCATATCATCTTAGTCTATGATCTCCTACCCTCAGATGCTTTTAATTTGTATGATTTTTCAGTATTACTATTCTAATATTCTAATCTTATTGTCTGATAGATTCAGGCTATATcatctcaataaacatttgttgcatAATAAACTGGATAATGCCTCTATACTCAGCAAATGTTAATAATGTGTGGattgtcacattttctttgctAAAACTATCAACAACTTGATATCAAgtactatttcttttcttgcttgaaCTACCCAGTCTCAAAACTTACTAGTTGTATATACTAGCACAACTATTTAACTTCTCTTATTTCAGATTATAAatggtaaaatggagataatggtaCTAAGCCCCTCATGTGCTGTGGTGAGGACTCAGAAGAGCTGAAGGCTTGTAAAGTACTAAGAGCAAGGTATGTAGCACATTAAGTATTGAATTTCTGTTACCTATAGTAGTGGTCACTATCTGTTCACTTTCCCCATGGATTTCTTAAACACACTAGTGCACTCATTCCTTTATCATACCCTTACAGAATCAACATTTTTGGGTGGTAGGGAGTGTGCTTAATAAAACACAATACCTGAGAGGGAACAAACcaagattgttatatatttttctgtattaacTGAATCTTAggcatttctttatttattcataaatgtttgtttatcTGTTATTATCTAACAGGATGTGTGATGGATGCAGAGTTGTCACTTCTTGTCCAtaaggagtttacagtctagtggaGGAAAGAGACACACACACTTTTAATTACCACACATTGTGTCACCTACTTTGTCATGGATGACGGCAGAGTGCTACAGCCACCTGGGAGTGGAGGTGGAGGTCAAGCTCAGTTTTGTGGAGGCAGAGAGACTTCAATTTAGAAGACTTCAATCTGAAACTTTCTTACTTTCAAGGGCACCTTGGATATTGTGAGAATAAGAAGGGCTGATTAGAAGAAAGCCgaggaaggaaattttttttaaatgttgatggaaggaaggatgaagTATGATTATGATACAGGACAAGGAATTGTAACCACCTACAATTGAGAAAGCATTCTATTCATTATATGAAAACAGGAATGCAAATATGACCATGCCCTTACTAGGTATGTGGCTGTAGGTAAGTCAGGTGGTCACTATTCTTTTAGTTGAACCTCTAATTCCTTAGAGGAAAGTTGAGGATGGAGTACCTACCTCACTGGATTATTTTGAGGAATCAACTAAACTACCTAAGTGAAAGTGCTTGACAGATAGGAGGTGCTCACCAAACTTTTTGCTGAATTGCATTGTTTCACAGTCCTGCTTATTATGGCTTAACCTTTCCAAAGCATCTAGGCCAGAAAGGACATGGCTAAGTGCTCTGAATTTTAGGAAAGGAGATagttttaatataaaagaaaaataaaaatgaaaagcagacAACCTTCAAAATTTCAAGATGAAACTTCTTTGTGTGTCTTCCCTAGAACTTTAGAGTAAACACTGGTAAATTTGAAATTGCAGTAATACACTGAGGCTTATGATTAACATCCTGATCCCAGAGTGCTCCAAATAAACCCAAGAGGGGTGATTCATGATGTAACTTTCATCTCTGCTACTCCTCAATCCTTCTGAGATTTGCTGTTAAGGAGTGACTCTCCACCTCCTTTGTCCTGGTATAAATTCAACTCAATTTTATAGCTTACAGAGGCATCAGGAAGATTCCTTACTCAGAGGAAATAGGTGCAAATTTGATTCTGAAGTAAGTCTTTGTGtccttgtcatttttatttttaatcaagagGAAATTTTATTAAGTCTTATGCTGAGGCTTACAGATCATTTGGTTATTCCTCTTTAAAAATCAGGTTTTCTTTGACTTTGAAAATCAATGGAGTAGAAGAATGCTGACATTTGTCTCTGAAATCTTACCTGCCTTTCTACCAGTATCTTGGGTAAAGAATAAGAGAGATGAGGTCAACTATGAAAAGTTTTAACTATTTCTAAAAGCTCCCATTATATGCTCACTTTATGCCAGCCATTTTTCTACAAACCTTAAATGAATTAACTATATTGTTCCCTATGACAAGTCTATTTCCCATTTTACACCTGGGAAACCAAAAACCAAACAGGTTACTTACCTTGCCACTCTCAGGAGATTGTTTTTGGTGGAACCAGAATCAGTATCACTAATTGGCATTGGTTTCATGAAATTCTGCCTTTATGAATACCAAGTTACTGACTCTTTGGACtttcaaaatattagaaataaccAGCATAATTTaacctcattcatttattttgccaGCTAACCTGAACTATCCCTTTCTAGACTTCtctatttccatttgtttcaaaAGCAAGCACAGACTCTCAAGATGCTCATTAAAAATGGCAGTACAATAACAGAATTCATTCTCCTGGGGCTTTCAGATCTCCCAGAACTTCAGCCTCTCCTCTTTgtgttgtttctggttgtttaccTCATCACACTCTTAGGTAACCTGGGAATAATGGTGTTAATCAGACTGGACCCTCGCCTTCAcactcccatgtacttcttcctcactAACTTAGCCTTTGTAGACTTGTGCTATGCCTCAAATGCAACTCCACAGATGTTGATGGCTTTCCTATCGGAGAAGAAGACCATTTCCTATGCTGGCTGTTTTATCCAGTGTTATGTTTTCATTGCACTCCTCCTTACCGAGATCTACATGCTGGCAGCAATGGCCTATGACCGTTACATGGCCATATGCAACCCACTGCGCTATAGTGTGAAATTGTCCAGGAGAGTCTGCATCTGCCTGGCCACATTTCCTTATGTCTATGGATTCTCAGATGGTCTCTTCCAGGCCATCCTGACCTTCCACTTGACCTTCTGCAGATCCAATGTCATCAACCACTTCTACTGTGCTGACCCACCACTCATTAAGCTTTCTTGCTCTGATACTTATGTCAAGGAACATGCCATGCTCATATCAGCTGGCTTTAACTTCTCCAATTCCCTCACCATCATCCTGGTGTCCTATGCCTTTATTATTGCTGCCATTCTCAGGATCCCATCAGCTAAAGGAAGGCACAAGGCATTCTCCACCTGTGGTTCTCACATGATGGCTGTCACCTTGTTTTATGGAACCATCTTCTGCGTGTATGTAAGACTACCAACAAATAAGACTGTTGAGGAATCCAAAATAATAGCTGTCTTCTACATCTTTGTAAGCCCAGTGCTTAATCCACTGATCTATAGTCTGCTAAACAAAGATGTAAAGCAGGCATTGAAAAATATCCTCAGACAAAATATAGTCATTAAGATGGCAATGTCTACAGTTTCCAATAAACCGTAATTCTAAGCCATTTgctcaaatttctttaaaatttgatgTTGCAGTTTATTACTCTCTATGTATATGTCTTTTCTGTCTCTGCTAAAATTATAAGGTCCAGGGAATATGGAGCTGCATTTTAAAATCTAGGCTTTCATACTCCAACTTATGATCCATGAACTTGCAACATCATCTTTGCCTCagaacttattagaaatgcagaatctcattCTGACCACAGATCTCTGCATGCAAATCTGAATTTTAACCAAATCCTTTTGTGACTTTTAAGCTTCttacagtttgagaagcactgatctaTGTTCCAAATTCCTTAATGGTATGTCTTCACACATTGGTGTGCTCTGATTGCTTGCAAATGCAAATAGTATGACTATGCTCTGGGTTCAGTTCCttgaatttcttttgttgttgattcCATCTATTTAGAGGGTCTTTTAAGAAACACATCTTCCTACACTCTTTACAGACTTTTGATTAAAATCAGAACCTGTGGTTCATGACAGTGTTTCTCTTTCTGAAGAAAGTGTCTGTCAGCACTTTCTGGAGAGGATAGGAATTGGAAAAGAGGTGGGGGTTGGGGTCAGATTTGAATTTGTGACTCTTTATCAATGAACTACAGCAACCCTCCTCCTACTTACTCTGCAGACTATGGAGAACACTTGATCACCTTCTCTTTAAAACTTAGAATTAGTTGATGTGTGAGGAAGGACTAAACTTGAggaaaatacaggaattgaagaaGCAATCAGTCCTAACAAACAAAGTACCTACTTTTATTTGAATGCTGCTATTATTCCTGATTGTGTTTAGTTAAGTAatattaattctttccttctggggGATAGACCTGGTGGGATACACTGTTTATAGTCAATAGAGGGAGATTGTAGTCTGGGGGAGGGTTTGAAATTATTCCGGCTTCTTTATAGCCGCAAGTAAGCAAATTAGCTTTACCTTCAGGATCCGTGCTAAAATGATGtttaaaggataataaaaagGTTTTGCAGTCTCCAAAACACCTAGTTTCATCTTACTCCTTCAAAATGTTATTTCCTAAGTTCCTTTTTGGACAATAAAGCCATCTTTCCACCTCAGAGAATGAAAGTCACAAAAAACCTAtagttatataaatatacattaagttgaatgtaaaataaatgtattaggaAGGTCTCATTTTTTATACAAGCAACAAAATCCCCTTAAACTAGTAAAGGCAACAAGGGAAGTTTATTCTGAGTATACAGTGTATCTCACAGCATCCAAGGAGAGAGCACAGCTGGAGCTCAGGAATTAAGTGGAATGTGGGACTCTAAGGTCATATCAACATATTGCTGTGGTAGATAATAATATGAGCCGGGCTTATGGGCTTTCTGTCCTGCAACCTtgcaaatttctctttttatttctagtaggatatcagcaatttttttttttttttttttttttattccctaaATTTACTACATGCTGTCTGGGAATTAgagtttttgcttctttttaatattaatggcatttatatcattttacttcctttttaacTGGCTTAGACTGATAGTACCATTTTGAGTAGAAGTCATGAGAGCAGGTATCCAAGTCTGGTCCCCATCTGGGGTGGTGCATTTTAATACATCATAAGGTAGTACGaagttagctgtaggttttttcatAGATATCCTTTATCCAGTCAAGCAAGATCCTTTCTTTACTTACTTTCCTGAGAATTTTCATCATCagtggatgttgaattttgtagaATGTTTCTTGTATCTATAAAATGGCCTTATGgattctcctttattctgttaatgtgtgaAATATGTTAAACCTGTTTTGCACTCCTGAGATTAAATCAGTTTGTAATGGTGCGTTATCCTTTCTTTCTAATGATGGTTTAGATTTCTTAAAATatgattcagattttttttcatttattcttaagGGGGTAACTactatgcaattttattttattaaaatgacttTGTCAGTTTTATTAATAGGTTTATgctggtttcataaaatgagttgagaaGTAACTTACCTTCCTGCATTTTCTGAAAGGGTTTGATGATGAGTATGCTATTTCTTCCATTAATATTTGGTAGACTGTACCAGTGAAATCATCGATTCTAGTTTCCATTGTgagaaatttttattgtgaattctTTTTAACAGATATaggtttattcatattttctcccttttctaaTATGTGTCTAGGTAATTAGTGTAGTTTTTCCAGCAATCAGTCCATTTAATTTAAGCTGACAAATGTATTAGTataaagttgtttataatatctCCAATATCCTTTTAATGCTTGtactaaattttcaaatatatcttCCCTTCTGGATGGAGttatttctgttttcccttttttttttttgctaattagTCTGATAaggaatttataaatttaatgaatttttcCAATGCCATTCTTTCCATTGCATATGTTTTCTATTTAATAGATTTCTGTTCTTACTTCTGTATTTCTATACCTTTGGGGTTtacttttatcatcttttttaatttttcaaactgAAAGCTTGGATAAAtgatttgatattttttcttttctcatgcaaGTGTTTAAATCCATACATTTCCCCAAACACTGCTTTAAATGCCCTTTGCTaattttgatatttctttt
This genomic stretch from Choloepus didactylus isolate mChoDid1 chromosome 6, mChoDid1.pri, whole genome shotgun sequence harbors:
- the LOC119536667 gene encoding olfactory receptor 5M11, translating into MLIKNGSTITEFILLGLSDLPELQPLLFVLFLVVYLITLLGNLGIMVLIRLDPRLHTPMYFFLTNLAFVDLCYASNATPQMLMAFLSEKKTISYAGCFIQCYVFIALLLTEIYMLAAMAYDRYMAICNPLRYSVKLSRRVCICLATFPYVYGFSDGLFQAILTFHLTFCRSNVINHFYCADPPLIKLSCSDTYVKEHAMLISAGFNFSNSLTIILVSYAFIIAAILRIPSAKGRHKAFSTCGSHMMAVTLFYGTIFCVYVRLPTNKTVEESKIIAVFYIFVSPVLNPLIYSLLNKDVKQALKNILRQNIVIKMAMSTVSNKP